A single Streptomyces sp. Edi2 DNA region contains:
- a CDS encoding acyl-CoA dehydrogenase family protein has product MDLDITAADEAFRDEARAWLAAQVPAVPLPSLETAEGFAAHREWERRLAADRWSVVSWPEEYGGRGASLLQWLLFEEEYYAAGAPGRVGQNGISLLAPTLFEHGTDEQRARILRPMARGEAIWAQAWSEPESGSDLTSLRSTAVRTDGGWLLNGQKTWSSRAAFADRAFGLFRSDPDAARPHQGLSYLMFPLDAPGVTVRPLGRLDGKPAFAELFLDQVFVPDADVIGEPGRGWQVAMSTAGNERGLTLRSPGRFTAAAGRLAALWRETGGTAGPALGERVADALIGARAYQLFTYAHASRLADGGSIGAESSLNKVFWSELDIALHETALDLLGPYGMLADDADEAPAHGSWAEGYTFSLAGPIYAGTNEIQRDIIAERLLGLPKGRR; this is encoded by the coding sequence ATGGACCTCGACATCACCGCCGCGGACGAGGCGTTCCGGGACGAGGCCCGCGCCTGGCTCGCCGCGCAGGTGCCCGCCGTTCCGCTGCCGTCACTGGAGACCGCGGAGGGGTTCGCCGCCCACCGGGAGTGGGAACGCCGGCTCGCCGCGGACCGCTGGTCGGTGGTCTCCTGGCCCGAGGAGTACGGCGGCCGGGGCGCTTCGCTTCTGCAGTGGCTGCTCTTCGAGGAGGAGTACTACGCCGCCGGCGCCCCCGGCCGGGTCGGCCAGAACGGCATCAGCCTCCTCGCGCCCACCCTCTTCGAGCACGGCACCGACGAGCAACGCGCCCGTATCCTTCGCCCCATGGCGCGCGGCGAGGCCATCTGGGCGCAGGCCTGGTCGGAGCCGGAGTCGGGGTCGGATCTGACGTCGCTGCGCTCGACCGCCGTACGGACCGACGGCGGCTGGCTGCTGAACGGGCAGAAGACCTGGTCGTCCCGGGCCGCCTTCGCCGACCGCGCCTTCGGACTGTTCCGCAGCGACCCGGATGCCGCCCGCCCGCACCAAGGGCTCAGCTATCTGATGTTCCCGCTGGACGCGCCGGGCGTGACGGTGCGCCCCCTCGGCCGCCTGGACGGCAAGCCGGCCTTCGCCGAACTCTTCCTCGATCAGGTCTTCGTGCCGGATGCGGACGTCATCGGCGAGCCGGGCCGGGGGTGGCAGGTCGCCATGAGCACCGCCGGCAACGAACGCGGCCTCACGCTCCGCAGCCCGGGCCGTTTCACCGCGGCCGCCGGACGGCTGGCCGCGCTCTGGCGCGAGACCGGCGGCACCGCCGGCCCGGCGCTCGGCGAGCGGGTGGCCGACGCGCTGATCGGCGCCAGGGCGTATCAGCTGTTCACCTACGCCCACGCCTCCCGGCTCGCCGACGGCGGGTCGATCGGCGCCGAGTCGAGCCTGAACAAGGTCTTCTGGTCCGAGCTGGACATCGCCCTGCACGAGACCGCCCTGGACCTGCTCGGCCCGTACGGCATGCTCGCTGATGACGCCGACGAGGCGCCCGCACACGGGAGTTGGGCCGAGGGGTACACGTTCTCCCTGGCCGGTCCGATCTATGCCGGCACCAATGAGATCCAGCGCGACATCATCGCCGAGCGGCTGCTCGGTCTGCCGAAGGGACGCCGCTGA
- a CDS encoding SDR family oxidoreductase, whose protein sequence is MTPPPYVPGHHLLDGRTAVITAAAGAGIGGATARRFLEEGARVVLGDAHARRLQATAQALAEEFGAGQVASLPCDVTDEDQVNALLDAAEERHGRLDIVVNNAGLGGTADLVEMTDTQWDTVLDVTLNGTFRCTRAALRRMKAAGRGGVIVNNASVVGWRAQRGQAHYAAAKAGVMALTRCAAMEAAEYGVRVNAVSPSLAMHPHLAKVTTPELLAELTEREAFGRWAEPWEVANVIVFLAGDYASYMTGETVSVSSQHA, encoded by the coding sequence ATGACACCGCCGCCCTATGTGCCGGGCCACCATCTGCTCGACGGCCGGACCGCCGTGATCACCGCGGCCGCCGGAGCCGGCATCGGCGGGGCCACCGCCCGCAGGTTCCTGGAGGAAGGCGCCCGGGTGGTCCTCGGCGACGCCCACGCACGCCGGCTGCAGGCCACCGCCCAGGCGCTCGCCGAGGAGTTCGGCGCCGGCCAGGTGGCGTCACTGCCCTGCGATGTCACCGACGAGGACCAGGTCAACGCCCTGCTGGACGCGGCCGAGGAACGCCATGGCCGCCTCGACATCGTGGTCAACAACGCCGGGCTCGGCGGAACCGCCGACCTGGTCGAGATGACCGACACCCAGTGGGACACGGTCCTCGACGTGACCCTGAACGGCACCTTCCGATGCACCCGGGCCGCCCTGCGCCGGATGAAGGCGGCCGGCCGCGGCGGCGTGATCGTCAACAACGCCTCGGTCGTCGGCTGGCGCGCCCAGCGCGGCCAGGCCCACTACGCCGCGGCCAAGGCCGGGGTGATGGCGCTGACCCGGTGCGCCGCCATGGAGGCGGCCGAGTACGGCGTACGCGTCAACGCGGTCTCGCCCAGCCTCGCGATGCACCCGCACCTGGCGAAGGTGACCACGCCCGAGCTGCTGGCGGAGCTCACCGAACGGGAGGCGTTCGGCCGCTGGGCCGAACCCTGGGAGGTCGCCAATGTCATCGTCTTCCTGGCCGGCGACTACGCCTCGTACATGACCGGGGAAACGGTGTCCGTCAGCTCGCAGCATGCGTGA